One Pantoea eucalypti genomic region harbors:
- the tauB gene encoding taurine ABC transporter ATP-binding subunit has product MLRIAHLHARYAGQPVLQDINLQLDSHELLVVLGPSGCGKTTLLNLVAGFLPVESGSITLDNQPVTGPGAERGVVFQHEGLLPWRNVLDNVAFGLQLAGMSRPAREAIARKLIRQVGLEGAEKRAIWQLSGGQRQRVGIARALATDPQLLLLDEPFGALDAFTREQMQTLLLTLWRDSGKQILLITHDIEEAIFLASELILLSPGPGRIVERLRPGFGQRFAAGESCRSIKSDPQFIAQREYVLSRVFDQREAFA; this is encoded by the coding sequence ATGCTGCGTATCGCTCATCTTCATGCCCGTTATGCCGGACAACCGGTGTTGCAGGATATCAATTTGCAGCTGGATAGCCATGAACTGCTGGTGGTGCTCGGCCCCTCCGGCTGCGGCAAAACCACGCTGCTTAATCTGGTTGCCGGATTTCTGCCGGTGGAGTCGGGCAGCATCACGCTGGATAACCAGCCAGTGACGGGGCCTGGTGCGGAGCGCGGCGTGGTGTTTCAGCATGAAGGCTTACTGCCATGGCGTAACGTGCTGGATAACGTTGCCTTTGGTCTGCAGCTGGCGGGGATGTCGCGTCCGGCGCGCGAGGCCATCGCACGGAAGCTCATCAGGCAGGTGGGGCTGGAAGGGGCGGAGAAGCGCGCCATCTGGCAGTTGTCAGGCGGTCAGCGGCAGCGGGTCGGCATTGCACGCGCGCTGGCGACCGATCCGCAACTGCTGCTGCTTGACGAGCCATTTGGCGCACTGGATGCCTTTACCCGCGAGCAGATGCAGACCCTGCTGCTGACGCTGTGGCGCGACAGCGGTAAACAGATCCTGCTGATTACGCACGATATAGAAGAGGCTATTTTCCTGGCCAGCGAACTGATTCTGCTGTCGCCAGGACCCGGCCGCATCGTGGAACGCTTGCGGCCCGGCTTTGGTCAGCGCTTTGCCGCAGGTGAGTCGTGCCGCAGCATAAAATCCGATCCGCAGTTTATCGCCCAGCGCGAATATGTGCTGAGCCGCGTATTTGACCAGCGGGAGGCGTTTGCATGA
- the tauA gene encoding taurine ABC transporter substrate-binding protein, translated as MAATRLTFLAAAMALLAFRADAVNVTVAYQTSAEPAKVAQADGSFAKESGASVDWRKFDSGAGVLRALASGDVQIGNIGSSPLAVAAAQKLPIEAFLLASQLGNSEALVVKKNIITPNDLIGKRIAVPFISTTHYSLLAALKHWGIKPSQVQLVNLQPPAIIAAWQRGDIDGAYVWAPAVNELEKQGKVLTDSAAVGSWGSPTLDVWVVRKDFAEQHPEIVTAFARSALDAQQAYLNSPDSWLKQPDNLSKLSRLSGVPEAQVPDLVKGNTYLTAQQQVEQLGKPVNKAIVDTAQFLKAQGRVPQADNDYSSYVTSRFVAPLVKP; from the coding sequence ATGGCAGCAACACGTTTAACTTTCTTAGCCGCAGCGATGGCGCTGCTGGCGTTTCGGGCTGATGCAGTCAATGTCACCGTTGCGTACCAGACCTCTGCCGAACCGGCGAAAGTGGCACAGGCTGATGGCAGTTTTGCCAAAGAGAGCGGGGCCAGCGTCGACTGGCGTAAGTTTGACAGCGGTGCAGGCGTATTGCGCGCGCTGGCGTCCGGCGACGTCCAGATTGGCAATATCGGCTCCAGTCCGTTAGCGGTCGCAGCGGCGCAAAAGCTGCCAATCGAAGCGTTTCTGCTTGCCTCACAGCTGGGCAACTCTGAAGCGCTGGTGGTAAAGAAGAACATCATCACTCCCAACGATCTCATCGGCAAGCGCATCGCGGTGCCGTTCATCTCTACCACTCACTATAGCCTGCTTGCTGCACTGAAACACTGGGGCATCAAGCCGTCGCAGGTACAGCTGGTTAATCTGCAGCCGCCTGCGATTATCGCGGCGTGGCAGCGTGGCGACATTGATGGCGCTTACGTCTGGGCGCCTGCGGTGAATGAACTGGAAAAACAGGGCAAAGTGCTGACCGACTCGGCGGCAGTGGGGAGCTGGGGATCGCCGACGCTGGATGTCTGGGTGGTCCGCAAAGATTTCGCTGAGCAGCATCCGGAGATCGTGACCGCATTTGCCCGCAGCGCGCTTGATGCGCAGCAGGCCTATCTTAACAGCCCCGATAGCTGGCTGAAGCAGCCCGATAATCTCAGCAAACTCTCCCGCCTTAGCGGTGTGCCGGAAGCGCAGGTGCCGGATCTGGTGAAGGGCAATACCTACCTCACGGCGCAGCAGCAGGTTGAGCAGCTGGGCAAACCGGTCAATAAAGCGATCGTCGATACTGCGCAGTTTCTGAAAGCACAGGGCCGGGTGCCGCAGGCGGATAACGACTACAGCAGCTATGTGACCTCCCGTTTCGTCGCACCATTAGTTAAACCCTAA